The DNA region AGGGGGATATGAGCGTCGATGCCAATTTTAATGCGGAATACACTACGGAGCTCGGCCTTACTCTTCGCGCGGATTTGAGTTATCAATATTTTTTCGCCGATAAGCTTTCGGCCGGCGTTGTCTATAAGCAGACCTACAACGACAACTCCCATCAACTTGCGATCGGACCTAAATTCACTTATTATTTTTATGAGAGCGATCGCTGGGCATTTTATGCCAGTCAGGACTTAGTTCAAAACAAATTGAAATACGAGAGTTCTGGCCTTAGAGAGAGAACCTATTTGAGCGCGTCGACCAGTTTTGGCGCAGATTACTTTCTCACACCCAATGTGGCTATAGGCGGTCAACTTTACCTCACCCACAAATTTAACAGGGATAGCAGTTACTCCGACCCTCAACTTGATCAAAGAAATGAACAGGCGTTAGACGCAGGAGCACTGCTGGGCTTTAAAATCTTCTTTTGAAACAAGACTTGAACCCTTTGACCCACACGCACTACAATCTCCATTGATGAATTGGAAGAGTGGAATATTTTTAGGATTTTTGACCGTCTTGGGCTTTTCTTTGTATAAAGCCCAAACACCAGAAGCTCCTGCAGATTCTATTAAAGAAATTCCCAAATCCACGACGAGCGAAAAAGAAACCAAGACCCTCCCCACCCCCCTCGCTATGGACAATAAAATCGCACCACCTAAAGAAAATCGTAAAGTGATTCCGCCTCCATCACCACCTATCGTTATGACGGTCCAGCAGAAAGAGAGCGGCACCGCTGTCTTTAAATATAAAATGGAAGACGGAGTGGCGGTGGTCTTTGAAGACGTCGTTTTAGGTCAACCTCAAGCCAATGCGCCGGCCTATGGGCGAATACCTCCTATTAAAACTTGGGAGGATGGAACGATCCCCATTCATATCCAACCCGATGTTGATCACCCGGATCGAGTGCGACAAGCTATGGAACTCTTTGCCGATACACCCATCGTGTTCGTCCCCTACGAGAATCAAAATGATGCTCTCGTGTTTATCGACGCCGACGGCGAGTGCAAATCCTATATTGGTAAAATGGGCGGGCGACAACCGATCTGGATTGGGCCTCAATGCGGTCCGCGAGAAATTGCTCACGAAATCATGCACGCTTTAGGATTTATTCATGAGCAAAATCGGAACGACAGAGACGGATTTATCAAGGTTTTTCCAGAAAACATCCAAGAGGGCTACGAGCAAAATTTCGAGATTCTCCCCGATGAATTTATGAAAATTAGCGGCCTGACCGATTTCGATTTTAATTCGATCATGATCTACTCTAAAACAATGTTTGCGAAGCCTGGAACCCATACTCTCGAATCCAAAAAAAGCGATACAGAAATTATCCCCGGCACAGGCTTAAGTCAGTTCGATCGCGCTCGCCTGGAAAAGGCCTACGGCGAAAAATGAGGCGATAAATATCGCGAAACTCATTATAAAATCACAGAGGCCAGAGTCGTAAGGCCATAAAAACCGTACAGAGGCCGATGACCAAAGTTAATGGAATTCCGATCTTTAAAAAATCAGCAAATTTGTATCTTCCTGGGCCTAAAATCAAAAGATTCCCATGATGACCTATTGGAGTCAAAAACGAAGCTACGGCCCCCACAGCGACAGTCATCACGGCGGCCGTGGGAGAAAGATGAAGATCTCTAGCCACAAGTAAAGCAATCGGAGCAAGTAGCACCGTCGTTGCCGCATCCGAAAGAATCTGGGTGAGCAAGGCCGAAGCCGCAAACAGCACAAGTAAGACGGTAAATGGGTTCCAACCCACGAGGAGGTGTGAGATCGAAGTGGCTAACAGCGCGGCCACGCCGGTTTTCTCCATAGCCATCCCCAGTGGGATAACTCCCGCAATCATCACAAAAATTTTAACATCAATCGACTGGTAGGCCTTCTCTAAGGAAAGGCATCGGGTCAATACCATCAGCAGTGCAC from Bdellovibrionales bacterium includes:
- a CDS encoding transporter; protein product: MKSILFLSILVLPLICTAETQSQPKEVHQDNYMEKRIHQGDMSVDANFNAEYTTELGLTLRADLSYQYFFADKLSAGVVYKQTYNDNSHQLAIGPKFTYYFYESDRWAFYASQDLVQNKLKYESSGLRERTYLSASTSFGADYFLTPNVAIGGQLYLTHKFNRDSSYSDPQLDQRNEQALDAGALLGFKIFF
- a CDS encoding M12 family metallopeptidase, whose translation is MNWKSGIFLGFLTVLGFSLYKAQTPEAPADSIKEIPKSTTSEKETKTLPTPLAMDNKIAPPKENRKVIPPPSPPIVMTVQQKESGTAVFKYKMEDGVAVVFEDVVLGQPQANAPAYGRIPPIKTWEDGTIPIHIQPDVDHPDRVRQAMELFADTPIVFVPYENQNDALVFIDADGECKSYIGKMGGRQPIWIGPQCGPREIAHEIMHALGFIHEQNRNDRDGFIKVFPENIQEGYEQNFEILPDEFMKISGLTDFDFNSIMIYSKTMFAKPGTHTLESKKSDTEIIPGTGLSQFDRARLEKAYGEK